In one Lolium rigidum isolate FL_2022 chromosome 3, APGP_CSIRO_Lrig_0.1, whole genome shotgun sequence genomic region, the following are encoded:
- the LOC124696006 gene encoding serpin-Z2A-like, with translation MDKEARPSKKEKARQSKETRQGKKARSSVDSAGLTALALRLANTFSKGENIIFSPLSIYTALGLVAAGARGKTLDEILAVLGASSREEVAEVVRGVAESALATDGSGPLIITFACGVWHQKGLALKPAYRAAAVESYKAEASAVDFQEDPEGSRAAINGWVAEATNKLIASLLPPDSVHEDIRLVLANAMYFKGKWEDRFHQSLTKDADFYRLDGSTVSVPFMTSGRLPTTGTEEEEDFPFFFFEQEEEVKYFVASYDDGFKVLKLPYQAPNGGKYSMCVFLPDARDGLPSLADEMASGGRRFLFDHLPDWRISVDKLLLPRFKLSFSCSMKETLQTLGLRAAFCEEADLSDMVDDSGQDMKMRVEDVFHKAVVEVNEEGTEAAVSTAATSVLQCYRTPFNFVADHPFAFFILEEVSSTVLFAGHVLDPSNSSE, from the exons ATGGACAAGGAGGCGCGGCCAAGCAAGAAGGAGAAGGCCCGGCAAAGCAAGGAGACGCGGCAAGGCAAGAAGGCTCGTAGTTCCGTCGACTCCGCCGGCCTGACGGCGCTGGCCCTCCGCCTTGCCAACACGTTCTCCAAGGGCGAGAATATCATTTTCTCGCCGCTGTCCATCTACACCGCGCTGGGCCTGGTGGCGGCTGGCGCTCGGGGCAAAACCCTCGACGAGATCCTCGCCGTGCTTGGCGCATCGTCGCGCGAGGAGGTCGCCGAGGTCGTGCGCGGCGTGGCGGAAagcgccctcgccaccgacggatccggaCCGCTGATTATCACGTTCGCGTGCGGCGTGTGGCATCAGAAAGGACTTGCGCTGAAGCCggcctaccgcgccgccgccgtcgagtcgTACAAGGCGGAGGCTAGCGCCGTCGACTTCCAG GAAGATCCAGAGGGTTCAAGGGCGGCAATCAACGGCTGGGTTGCAGAGGCCACGAACAAGCTCATCGCGTCCCTGCTCCCTCCAGACTCGGTGCACGAGGACATCAGGCTCGTGCTGGCTAACGCCATGTACTTCAAGGGAAAGTGGGAAGATCGCTTCCACCAGAGCCTCACAAAGGATGCCGACTTCTACCGTCTCGATGGCAGCACTGTCAGTGTGCCTTTCATGACCTCCGGGAGACTTCCCACTACGggcacggaggaggaggaggatttccctttcttttttttcgaacaagaagaagaagtcaAGTACTTCGTTGCCTCCTATGACGACGGTTTCAAGGTGCTCAAGCTCCCTTACCAAGCGCCAAACGGCGGCAAGTACTCGATGTGCGTCTTCCTTCCCGACGCGCGTGATGGTCTGCCTAGCCTAGCGGACGAGATGGCGTCCGGCGGCAGGAGGTTCCTGTTCGACCACTTGCCCGATTGGCGAATTAGCGTGGACAAGCTTTTGCTTCCCAGG TTTAAGCTATCCTTCTCCTGCAGCATGAAAGAGACTCTCCAAACCTTGGGGCTCCGGGCAGCGTTCTGCGAGGAGGCCGACCTGTCTGACATGGTGGACGACTCCGGCCAGGACATGAAGATGCGCGTGGAGGATGTGTTCCACAAGGCGGTCGTCGAGGTGAATGAGGAAGGCACCGAGGCAGCCGTTTCCACTGCCGCCACATCCGTTTTGCAGTGCTACAGAACGCCTTTCAATTTCGTTGCTGACCACCCGTTTGCCTTCTTCATACTGGAGGAGGTGTCCAGCACGGTCCTCTTTgccggccacgtccttgatccttCTAATAGCTCGGAATAG